Within Conexibacter woesei DSM 14684, the genomic segment CGGCCACCGGATCGAGCTGGCGGAGGTCGAGCGCGCGCTGCGCGAGCTGCCGGGCGTGCGCGACGCGGCGGCCGCGGCGCCCGGGACCGACGGCGAGCGCCGGCTGGTCGGCTACGTGCTCGTCGACGCTGCGATCGTCGGCGAACGCGGCGCGCCGCAGCTCGCGGCCGCGCCGTTCGACGAGCGCGCCGCGAGCGCGCTGTTGCGGCGGACGCTGCCGGCGCCGGTCGTCCCCGAACGGATCGTCGCGCTCGACCGCTGGCCGGTCAACGCGCACGGCAAGCTCGACCGCCGCGCGCTGCCGGCGCCCGGCGCCTCGCGGCCGGCGGGCTGCGCGCCGCGCTCGGAGCTGGAGCGCGCGCTCGCCGACTCCTGGCGGGAGGTGCTGCGGATCGAGCGCGACGTCGGCGCGGAGGAGGCCTTCTTCGACGTCGGCGGCGACAGCCTCCGCGCCGCGCTGCTGGCGGCGCGGCTGCGCGAGCGGCTGGCGCTGGAGCTGTCGGTCACCGATGTCTACCGGGAGCAGACCGTCGCCGGACAGGCCGCGCTGGTGTCGGCGCGCCGCGAGCACGCGCGAGCCAGCGCGCTCGCGCGGCGCGATCGCGCGCGGGCGGCGGGGCCGCTCCACGCGCTCGGGCCGGCCGGCGGCGGCCCGCCGCTCTTCTGCTTCCCGCCGATCGCCGGCTTCGCCTGGACGTTCGCGGAGCTGGCGCGCCGGCTGGAGCGGTTCGCCGTGCACGCGTTCGACTTCCCCGCGATGGACGATCCCGTGCGGGAGTGCGCCGACGTGGTGGCGGAGGCACTGAGCGAGGGCGGACCGGGTGGCGGCGGGGTCGGCGGCGCGCCGCTCCTGCTCGCCGGCTACTCGGCCGGCGGGCTGCTCGCGGTCGCGACCGCAAGCGAGCTGGAGCGGCGCGGGCTTGCGGTCGACGGCGTCGTGCTGCTCGACGCTGCGCCGCACGCGCTGCGCGAGCGTCACACGCCCGCGACGGTTGATGCGCTCGCGGAGGAGGTCGTCGCCGACCCGCGGCTCGCCGCGCACGTCGTGCTCGCCGGGCGCGAGCGGGTCGCGCACGTCGTCGCCGCCTACGCCGACTGGTACGACCGCGCCCCGGCGTCGGCGCCGCTCGCCGCGGACCTGCTCGTCGTCACCGCCGACGGCGCCGACCCCGCCTGGGCCGACGCCTGGCGCGCCGCGACGACAGGAACGCTGACCCTCGTCGCCGGGGCGGGATCTCACGAGGAGCTGCTCTCCACCCCGAACGTCACCGCCAACGCCGCGCTCGTCGCCGGCTGGCTGGAGCGCCGCATGCGGTAGGTGAGGCAGTTTGCGACCGATTGTCGTCCCAGGTAGGCTGATTTACGTCTTTTCAACTAAACGTTGCGGCTCAATCGGGCTGCGAGAGGGGGAGCACAATTGAGATGTCGAAACGTCGTCTGGTTCGCGACGCTCGTCGCCGTGTCGGTCACGACAGCGGCTGGCTCGGCCGGAGCATCGGTCACGCCCAACCCGATGAGTTCTGGAGCCTCGGGGACGTACACGGAATCGAGTGTGCTCGGCACGGGGAGATGCAGAATAGGCATCCCCGCCGGCGGGGTCACGCTCACGTCGCTAACCGGCGGGGCGTCTGGATCGATCACGTCCATGACGTTCAGCGGTTGCACGGGCACGCTGCTCGCCGCGAACTTCCTAGCGTCGGCGAGCGTCGTGCTGCTAACTGGCGTCACCAGAATCGTGCTCAGCATGCTGCGCATAGACGTGATCAACGGACAGTGCCTATACAGCGGCACGCTGACCGGCAGCTGGACGAGCCCGACCAGCACGGTCGCGGGAACCAACGCAGCATTCCCGCTGCTCAGAACACATGTGCCACCGTGCTCGAGCACGATCAGCAATGGATTGTCGTTCCCCGTTTCGGGGGTGATAACGAATCCGTAGGGCCGCTACGCTCATCGCACGCTGTCGCTGCTCCCGTCCCAGCGCGCGATCTCCGCGCCGTCGGCGGCGTGCAGGGTGAGGGCGCGGAGGTCGTCGAGCGCGCCGACGCGAACGCCGCGGTGGGCCGCGTCGAGCACGTCGGCGGGACCGAGCGGGGAAGAGGGGAGGGCGGCGCCGTCGAGGAGGAGCGACGGCGCCGCGTCGCGCGTGTCGGCGTCCGCGGCCGGCAGCAGCAGCTCGATCGTGTGCTCGCGGCCGTCGGCCGGGATCGCGGGCGGGGTGGCGATGGCGACGCGGGTGTCGCCGCCGACCGCGCGCAGGCGGGCGACGTCGCGCAGCTCGTCGGCCTGGAAGCCGCCGAGCAGGGCGGGCGGGGAGGACGGCGTCGCGAGCGCTTCGCCGAGCGCGGTCGCGAGTGCCGAGAAGCGCCAGCGGGCGAACAGCGCCGGCTCGTCCTCGGCTGGCTCGCGCGCCGAGCCTGCGGTGAAGTCCGGCGGCGTCCTCCACACGCGCACCTCCGCGACCGCGCCGCGGAAGTCGCGGCCGGCGGCGAGGTCGGCGAGGACGCCCGGGCGTCCCTGGAGCTGCCCGACGACGAGCGTGCCGCCGGCCGCGACGACGGCGTCCCCGGGCAGGAGCGCCTCGAACAGCGGCGGGCCGAGCGGAGCGACCGTGCGGCCGGTCCCCTCCGCGGCGACCCGCGCGGGTCCGTCGTCCTTGTGCAGCCGCAGGCGGCGCGCGTCCTCCTCCCAGGTGACGGCGATCCGCTGCCACTGCGCGTAGTCGAGCTGGATCCCGGTCTCGACCACGCACCCGCCCAGCTCGACGACGAGCCCGCCGGGCGCCTGCTCGCGCAGCACGAACGGCGGCGCGCCCGCGACGGCGTAGGAGGCGAGCGTCGGCGCCGGGCTGCCGCGCAGCGGGCACAGCTCCAGCTCCAGCGCGAAGCGGTCGCGCGGCCACGTCGGCAGCGGCGCGGTCAGCAGCCAGCGGAGCGGCTTGCCGCCGCTGAACGGCAGCGAGCCGACCGGGTCGAGCAGCAGCGCGCAGCACGCCCGCGCGGTGCGCTGGTCGAGCAGTCGCGCGACCTCGGTGCGCGGCCGTGCGAGGAACGTCGCGGTGACGCGCGCCGGCGGCCGCGCGCCGAGCGCCGCGAGCTGATCGGGCCGCGCCCGCACGGCGCGCTCGCTGGCGCCGGCCGCGCCGCTTGTGCCAGCGGCGCCCGCCGCGCCGGCGCCGCCGCTCGTGCCGCTTGCGCCGGCCGCGCCGCTTGTGCCAGCGGCGCCCGCCGCGCCGGCGCCGCCGCTCGCGCCGCTTGTGCCGGCCGCGCCGCTCACGGCAGCTCGGCCGGTGCGTCCCACCAGCGGACGGGCGGGTCGCCGGCGAGGAGCGGGCGGACGATCCGCCGCGCCTCGAACGGGGCCGCGCTGATCGCGTGGTCGTAGCCGCGGGCGTGGGCCGCGTAGTCGCTGCGGATGCGGTGCCGGGCGGCGACGGGCAGGACCGTCTCGCCGCGTCGGACGACCCGCGCGAACGAGTGGCGCGGCTGCAGCAGCAGGAACGTCGCCGCGACGCCGAAGCCGTAGCGCGAGTGCTCCGACGGATAGCACGGCGCGAACGTGTTGACGAACAGCGGATCGCCGCCGAACGCATAGCACCACGCCGGCTCGTCGACCTCGCCGTCGAGCGCTCCCTCCGCACGCGGGTCGCGCGCGGCCAGCCCGCGCAGCAGCGCATGCGTCGTCTGCGCGAGGCGGTCGAGCGTGGTGCCGTGCGCGGCCGGCAGCTCGATCACGAACGCGTCGAGCCGCAGCTCGCCGGCCGCGTCGACGAACACCGTCAGGTCGGCGGCGAAGCCGTCGAGGTTGGCCGCCAAGCTCGCGTCCGTGTCGAACGGCCGTGCGCCCCAGATCACGCTGCCGCCGGCGTAGGCGCAGTGCGTCGCCCGGCGGATCGGCGCGAACGCCGCGACGGATGGCGCCTGCGCGAGCGCCGTGAATGCGTCGATCGCGGCACGCGTCACGCTTCTCACCGCTTCCCGGTCGATCGATCGGCGCGAGCGCCGTAGAGTGCACGACAGCGATTGAGGAGGCGGGAGCGGTGGACGACGTGCGCAGACGGGGGCTGGAGCGGCTCGGCGCGCTCCCAGCGAGCGAGCTGGGCGAGCGGCTGCGCGCGTTCGCGTGGACGGACCCGGCGGACGGGTTCGTGTGGCTCAGCTGCACGCTCGCGCTCGAGGCGATGGAGGCCGGCAACTACGGTGTCGGCGCGGTCCTGGTGCGCGACGGCGAGGTCGTCGCCGAGGGGCGCAACCGCCTGCTCGAACCGTACGTCCGCACCGACTGCCACGCCGAGACGGAGGCCGTCGACCAGTTCGAGGCGCGCTTCCGCGACTTCCCCGACGCGACCGGCACGGTGCTCTGGACCTCGCTCGAGTGCTGTCCGATGTGCACCGTGCGGCTGATCAACACCGGCATCCGCGAGGTCTATTACGCCGCTCCCGACGCCGACGGCGGAATGCTCAGCCGCTGGGACGGGCTGCCGCCGTTCTGGCGCGGCCTGGCCGCTCGCCGCGACCCGCCGCAGCGGTTCGCGCAGGCCGCCTGCGCGCCGCAGCTGCGTGAGCTGGCGGGCGCGATCTTCCACGCCAGCGACGCACGGCTCGACGTCAGGATGGCTGCGCGCTGACATCGTCGGCGGTCGTGCGCCGGTCGGCGAGACGGGCGACGAAGTCGGCGGTGGTGACGGCGTCACTGTCGGCGCCGTCGCGATCGTCGGTGCGGTGCGGTCGGAGCAGTGCGGCCGGCGGGGGGTTGACGAACGCCGCGAGCGTGTAGCGCGAGCCGCCGGCCGGGATCGGGACGCGGTGGGGGAGCGCGCGCAGCCGGCCGCCGCTCCACCACGCGAGCAGGTCGCCGACGATCACCACCAGCGCGCCCGGCGGCGTGTCGACGCGCCGCCAGCGGCCGTGCGCGTCCTGCGCCTCCAGGCCGCCGACCGCGGGCCGCTCGGCGACGAGCCCGAGCGCGCCGTAGTCGGTGTGCGGCGCCGCGCCGAAGCGCCGGCCGCCGTCGTCGTCGGCTGGCGGATAGTGGTGCAGTCGCAGCGTGACGGCCGGTCTGCCCACTGACCCAGCTCTCGCGCCCGCGCCGCCCGTATCGAACGCCCCCGCGCCCAGCCCGCTACCGACGGCGACGAGCGCGAGCAGGTCGCGCGCGAACCGCTCCAGCTCGGCGAGCCCGCGCTCGAACGCGGGCCGGAAGCCGTCGAGCGCCGGCCACTGGTTGACGCCGTCGAAGCGCGCGGCGGTGCCGCGCAGGTCGGGCGGCTGCGGGGTGTTCGCCTGGAACGCCTCCTTCACGTCGGGCGCGAAGCCGGGCTTGGCGCCGCTGCCGGGCGGCGTGTAGCCGCGGCCGGCGGCGTTGACGCGGATCGCGTCGAGCTGCGCGGGGTCGAGCGCGAAGAGCGCCGGCGCGAGGTCGAGCAGCTCGCCGACCGCCCCGAGGCCGTGGCCGACGGCGACGAAGCCGCCGTCGTCGCGGCACGCCGCCGCCACGTCCCGCGCCAGCGTGCCGCGCGTCGCCGTGCCGCCGCCGCCCGCGCCGTCGTCGCCGCCACCCGCGCCACCCGCGCCGTCGTCGCCGCCATCCGCGCCGCCCGCGACGTCGCCAGAGCCGCCCGCACCGGCGTCGCGCAGCGGAGCGAGGTCGAGCTGGGCGAGCATCGCGTGCGCCGCCGCCCGTGTCAGCTCGCCGGCGCCGTCGCGACGGCGCCCGCCTCGCTGTTCATGATGATCCCGCGCTTGAGCAGCGAGCGGCTGAAGTCCTCGCGGCTGCGGTAGGTGTCCTCGTCGTCGGAGAGGCCTTCGGATGTCAGCCCGAGGTAGACGTCGACGCCCTCGCCGCGCTTGCGCTCGGCCAGCTCGATCACGTCGCTGAGCCGCGGCGGCAGGTAGTCGTCCATCTCCGCGACGCGGCGCGCGAGCACCGTCCCTCTCGCGACGTACATCGGGTTGAGCCGCACCTGCAGCGGGATCGCCCGCCGCTCGCACTCGCGCTGGAGGTGGTCGATCGACGCCTCCGCCTCCGCGAACGCCTCGGCGTCGGTCATCGTCGGTTCCGGCTTGAACAGCACGTACGCGGTCAGCTCCGCACCCGCCGCGGCGACCTCGTCGAGCCCGCCGGCGAACGACTCGAGCGACTGGCGCTTGCCGAGGATCTCCTCGCGCAGGCTCGGGTCGTGCGTCTCGAACCCGGTCAGCACGTTGAGCTGCTTGCCGGTCAGCTCACGCAGCTCGTCGAGCCGCTCGCGGCGCAGGAACTCCAGTCGCGTCTCCAGCACGATCCGCCGCACGCGCGGCAGCTTGCGCAGCGAGCCGGCGATCTCGGTCAGCGCCTCGGCAGGGAACGTCGCCTCGTCGAAGACGGAGCCCTCGTTGGCGATCGTCACCCGCTCCAGCACTCCGAGCGAGTGGCGCAGCTCGCCCGCGACGTGCTCGAACTGCGCCGTCACCGCGTCAGCGGGGATCCATCTGCGCGAGGACTTCGCCGGCAGCGCGCAGAACGTGCACTGGTAGCGGCAGCGCTTCGTGTTGAAGAGTATTGCGAGGTCCTGCTCGCCGAGGAAGTTGCGATGGAGGAAGAAGTGCGGCCGGTCCGTCGCCGGCGCTGAGGCCCCCATCGGCTTCGGTGGACCGAACTCGCGGTACAGCCCTCCCAGGAGCTGTTGAAGATCGCTCACGTCGTCCCCTGTCCTTCCGGTCGTGCTCGCCGCGCGGTAGCGCACGACGGTCCCGTCCGACACACTATTCGCTGGTGCGTCCGTCAGGCAAACAGATGGAGTCTTTGCACCGACGTGGCGGCGTCGCGGTCTGCGACGTGCACTGGGCGCGCGTCGACCGCGCGCACGCGGCGCTCGCCGGCCTGCTCGACGACGACGAGCGCGCCCGTCGTGAGCGGTTCTCGCGCGACGCCGACCGCAGCCGCTTCACCGTCGCCGCCGCGCTCCTGCGCGTCGTCGCGGGCGAGCTGATCGGGTGCGACCCGCGCGCGGTCGCGATCGACCGCACCTGTGTCCGCTGCGGAGCCCAGCACGGCCGACCGCGGATCGCCGGCGGCGCGCTCGAGGCGTCGGTCTCGCACTCGGGCGACTACGCCGCCGTCGCGGTCACCCGCGCCGGCCCGGTCGGCGTCGACGTCGAGCGGATCCGTCCGCTCGACCACGGCGCGCTCGCGGACGACGTCTGCGCGCCGCAGGAGCGCGACGCGGTCACGGGCCTCTCCGCCTTCCACGTCCTCTGGACGCGCAAGGAGTCGGCGCTGAAGGCGACCGGCGCGGGCCTGACGCTGCCGCTGGAGGAGGTCGTCGTGACCGCGCCGACCGAGCCGCCGCGCCTGCTTGCGCTGCCCGGGGAGCAGGCACCGGCGGCGCGCATGGCCGACCTGTCGCCGGCTGCCGGCTACGCCGCCGCGGCGACGGTCCTCACCGCCGCGCCGGTCGCGTTCCGCCAGCAGCGCGCCGACGCGCGGCTGGCGGACCTCTAGGCGTGCCCGGCGGCCGGCGGCCCCGGCCGCGGGCTCAGGCGATCGTCTGCGAGTAGCGGTGGCGGACGCTGACGCCTCTCTTGGCGCACGTCACGGTTGCGTCGAACTGATTGCCGACGGTGGTGCGCTGCTCCCGGCAGGCGAGCCCGCGGACCTTCTTGACGCAGCGGCCCTCGACGCCGTTCGCGGTGCGGCATCTGTAGTAGGCGCGGACGACCTTCTTGCCCTCGTCGCAGCTGACGCCGGTGACGCTCAGCGAGCTGACCGACGTCGGTCCGAACGTGGCCTCCGCTCCTCTGATGTCGCATGTCTTCGCCGCCGTGGCGACCGGTGCCGCCACCGCGGTCGACGCGGCTGTGAGGCTCGCGAGCGCGAGCGCGCTCGCGACGACGAGGGAACGAAGCTGCCGGCAGGTCATCTGACCCTCCAAGGTCGATTGAACGACCGGATCCTAGAGGGCGGGCGGAGCGTGCGGCGCCTACTCGATCACGAGCAGCAGGTCGCCCTGCTCCAGCCGCGTGCCGCCGGCGGCCGCGACGCGCGCGACGGTGCCGCTCAGCGGCGCGGTGATCGTCGACTCCATCTTCATCGCCTCCAGCGTCGCGACCGGGTCGCCCTCGGCGACCGCGTCGCCGGCCGCGACGAGCAGCGAGACGATCCCCGTCACCGGCGCCGGCACGTGGCCGGGCTGGCTCGGGTCGGCGCGCTCTATCTGCTCGCCGGCCGCGTCGACCGATCTGTCGCGCACCTCGACCGGGCGCAGCTGGCCGTTGACGCGCACGAGCACGGTCCGCATGCCGCGTGCGTCGGCCTCTCCGATCGCCTCCAGCTCGTACAGCAGCGTGACGCCCGGGCCCAGCTCGATCGCCAGCTCCTCGTCCTCGCGCAGGCCGCGGAAGAACGCCGGCGTCGGGATCAGCGAGACGTCGCCGTAGCGCTCGCGCGCCTCGGCGTGGTCGCGCGCGGGGCCGGGGAAGAGGATCTCGGCGAGCGCGGCGCGCCGCTCCTCGCCCGGCTGCGCCAGCCGCTCGGCGAGCGCGCCCTCGATCGCGACCGGCGGCGGCGCCGGCGCGCGGCCGGCGAGCGCCAGCTCGGTGAACGGCTGCGGGAAGCCGGCGGGCGGCTCGCCGATCCCGCCGCGGAGGAAGTCGATCACCGAGTCGGGCAGGTCGAACGAGCCCGGTCTGCGCTCCAGCTCGCCGAAGTCGATGCCTGCTGACACCGCGAACAGCGCGAGGTCGCCGACGACCTTGCTCGACGGCGTCACCTTGACGATGTTCCCGAGCAGCGCGTTGGCGCGCTCGTACGCGACCTCGACCTCCTCGAAGCGGCCCGCGAGGCCGACCGCGTCGGACTGCTGGCGCAGGTTGGAGATCTGCCCGCCCGGCATCTCGTGGCGGTAGACGCGGCCGGTCGGCGCCTTCAGGCCGGTCTCGAACACGCCGTAGAGCGTGCGGACCGACTCCCAGTACGGCTCCTGCGCAAGCAGCGCGTCGAGCGACAGCCCGGTGTCGCGCTCGGTCGTCGCGGTCGCGGCGACGATCGCCGCCAGCGACGGCTGGCTGGTGACGCCGGCCAGCGGTGCGGCGGCGCCGTCGATCGCGTCGACGCCGGCCTCGATCGCGGCGAGGTACGTCGCGAGCTGGCCGCCGGCCGTGTCGTGCGTGTGGAGGTGAACGGGCAGCTCGAACTCTCTCCGCAGCGCGGTCACGAGCGTGCGCGCGGCCGGCGCGCGCAGCAGCCCCGCCATGTCCTTGATCGCGAGCACGTGCACGCCCGTCTCGACGAGCTGCTCGGCGAGCTTCAGGTAGTAGTCGAGCGTGTAGAGCTGCTCGCGCGGATCGCTCAGGTCGCTGGTATAACAGAGTGTGCCCTCGGCGATCGCGGAGGTCTCCAGCGTCGCCTCGATCGCGGCGCGCATGCCGTCGACGTCGTTGAGCGCGTCGAAGATGCGGAAGACGTCGATCCCGGCGTCGACCGCCTCGGCGACGAACGCCTTCACGACCGGCGTCGGGAAGCGCGAGTAGGCGAGCAGGTTCTGCCCGCGCAGCAGCATCTGCAAGCAGACGTTGGGGACCAGCTCGCGCAGCTGCGCGAGCCGCTCCCACGGGTCCTCGTGCAGGAACCGCAGCGCGACGTCGAACGTCGCGCCGCCCCACACCTCCAGCGACAGCAGCTGCGGCAGCTCGTGCGCGAGGTGGGGCGCGACCGCGAGCATGTCGTGCGTGCGCATCCGCGTCGCAAGCAGCGACTGGTGCGCGTCGCGCAGGGTGGTGTCGGTGACAGCGAGCGCCTGCTGCGCCCGCAGCTCGGCGGCGAACGCAGCCGGGCCCAGCTCCAGCAGCCGCTGGCGCGAGCCGGGGGCGGGCGTGCCTCGCGGCAGCGCCGGCAGCTTCGTTCGCGGGTCGCCGGCGAGCGTGCTGGTGGCGGGGTCGTGGTTGACCGTCACCTCCGCGAGGCGGTCGAGCAGGCGGCTGGCGCGGTCGCGGCCGGGGCCGGCGGCGGACAGGTCGGGCCGCTCGTCGACGAACGTCGTGTGCGTGTCGCCGGCGAGCACGTCCGGGTCGTTCAGCAGCGCCAGCAGGAAGCCCTGGTTGGTCTTGACGCCGCGCACGCGCAGCTCGGCGACGGCGCGACGGGCGCGCGAGACGGCGCTGTTGAGGTCGCGCCCGCGGGCGGAGATCTTCACCAGCAGCGGGTCGAAGAACGGCGTCACCTCGGCGCCGACGAACGCCGAGCCCTCGTCGAGCCGGACGCCCGCGCCGCCCGGCGAGCGGTACGCGGTGATGCGGCCGGCGTCGGGGCGGAAGCCGTTCGCCGGGTCCTCGGTCGTGACGCGGCACTGGAGCGCGAAGCCGCGCTGTCTGATCTCGTCCTGGCGGATCCGCAGGTCGGCGAGCGTCGCGCCGCCGGCGATCCGCAGCTGCGCGCGCACGAGGTCGACGTCGGTCGTCTCCTCGGTGACGGTGTGCTCGACCTGGATCCGCGGGTTCATCTCGATGAACGCGTAGCGGCCGGCGGCCGGGTCGAGCAGGAACTCGACGGTGCCGGCGTTGACGTAGCTGACGTGGCGGGCGAACTTCACCGCGTCGGCGCAGATGCGGTCGCGCAGCTCGGGCGCGAGGTTCGGTGCCGGGGTGATCTCGATCACCTTCTGGTGGCGGCGCTGGAGCGAGCAGTCACGCTCGTAGAGGTGGACGACCTCGCCGGTCGCGTCGCCGAGCAGCTGCACCTCGATGTGACGCGGGCGGATCAGCGCCTGCTCGATGTAGACGGTGCCGTCGCCGAACGCGGCCTCGGCCTCGCTGCGCGCCTCCTGCACCGCCGCGGCGAGCTTCGCCGGGTCGGTCACGAGCCGCATGCCGCGGCCGCCGCCGCCGTGCGACGCCTTCACGAAGACGGGGAAGCCGATCCGCTCCGCCGCCGCGTGCGCCTCCTCGGCGTT encodes:
- a CDS encoding YqcI/YcgG family protein; the protein is MRSVTRAAIDAFTALAQAPSVAAFAPIRRATHCAYAGGSVIWGARPFDTDASLAANLDGFAADLTVFVDAAGELRLDAFVIELPAAHGTTLDRLAQTTHALLRGLAARDPRAEGALDGEVDEPAWCYAFGGDPLFVNTFAPCYPSEHSRYGFGVAATFLLLQPRHSFARVVRRGETVLPVAARHRIRSDYAAHARGYDHAISAAPFEARRIVRPLLAGDPPVRWWDAPAELP
- a CDS encoding deaminase; translated protein: MDDVRRRGLERLGALPASELGERLRAFAWTDPADGFVWLSCTLALEAMEAGNYGVGAVLVRDGEVVAEGRNRLLEPYVRTDCHAETEAVDQFEARFRDFPDATGTVLWTSLECCPMCTVRLINTGIREVYYAAPDADGGMLSRWDGLPPFWRGLAARRDPPQRFAQAACAPQLRELAGAIFHASDARLDVRMAAR
- a CDS encoding 2OG-Fe(II) oxygenase family protein encodes the protein MLAQLDLAPLRDAGAGGSGDVAGGADGGDDGAGGAGGGDDGAGGGGTATRGTLARDVAAACRDDGGFVAVGHGLGAVGELLDLAPALFALDPAQLDAIRVNAAGRGYTPPGSGAKPGFAPDVKEAFQANTPQPPDLRGTAARFDGVNQWPALDGFRPAFERGLAELERFARDLLALVAVGSGLGAGAFDTGGAGARAGSVGRPAVTLRLHHYPPADDDGGRRFGAAPHTDYGALGLVAERPAVGGLEAQDAHGRWRRVDTPPGALVVIVGDLLAWWSGGRLRALPHRVPIPAGGSRYTLAAFVNPPPAALLRPHRTDDRDGADSDAVTTADFVARLADRRTTADDVSAQPS
- a CDS encoding radical SAM protein, which produces MSDLQQLLGGLYREFGPPKPMGASAPATDRPHFFLHRNFLGEQDLAILFNTKRCRYQCTFCALPAKSSRRWIPADAVTAQFEHVAGELRHSLGVLERVTIANEGSVFDEATFPAEALTEIAGSLRKLPRVRRIVLETRLEFLRRERLDELRELTGKQLNVLTGFETHDPSLREEILGKRQSLESFAGGLDEVAAAGAELTAYVLFKPEPTMTDAEAFAEAEASIDHLQRECERRAIPLQVRLNPMYVARGTVLARRVAEMDDYLPPRLSDVIELAERKRGEGVDVYLGLTSEGLSDDEDTYRSREDFSRSLLKRGIIMNSEAGAVATAPAS
- a CDS encoding 4'-phosphopantetheinyl transferase family protein, whose amino-acid sequence is MESLHRRGGVAVCDVHWARVDRAHAALAGLLDDDERARRERFSRDADRSRFTVAAALLRVVAGELIGCDPRAVAIDRTCVRCGAQHGRPRIAGGALEASVSHSGDYAAVAVTRAGPVGVDVERIRPLDHGALADDVCAPQERDAVTGLSAFHVLWTRKESALKATGAGLTLPLEEVVVTAPTEPPRLLALPGEQAPAARMADLSPAAGYAAAATVLTAAPVAFRQQRADARLADL
- a CDS encoding pyruvate carboxylase translates to MIEKVLVANRGEIATRAFRAANELRIRSVALYAPEDRDSVHRLKADEAYEVGTPGHPVSTYLDPAVAVELALRVGADAIYPGYGFMSENPELARACAAAGIVFVGPPPEVLGLAGNKTRARDAALAAGVPVLDASDPVANAEEAHAAAERIGFPVFVKASHGGGGRGMRLVTDPAKLAAAVQEARSEAEAAFGDGTVYIEQALIRPRHIEVQLLGDATGEVVHLYERDCSLQRRHQKVIEITPAPNLAPELRDRICADAVKFARHVSYVNAGTVEFLLDPAAGRYAFIEMNPRIQVEHTVTEETTDVDLVRAQLRIAGGATLADLRIRQDEIRQRGFALQCRVTTEDPANGFRPDAGRITAYRSPGGAGVRLDEGSAFVGAEVTPFFDPLLVKISARGRDLNSAVSRARRAVAELRVRGVKTNQGFLLALLNDPDVLAGDTHTTFVDERPDLSAAGPGRDRASRLLDRLAEVTVNHDPATSTLAGDPRTKLPALPRGTPAPGSRQRLLELGPAAFAAELRAQQALAVTDTTLRDAHQSLLATRMRTHDMLAVAPHLAHELPQLLSLEVWGGATFDVALRFLHEDPWERLAQLRELVPNVCLQMLLRGQNLLAYSRFPTPVVKAFVAEAVDAGIDVFRIFDALNDVDGMRAAIEATLETSAIAEGTLCYTSDLSDPREQLYTLDYYLKLAEQLVETGVHVLAIKDMAGLLRAPAARTLVTALRREFELPVHLHTHDTAGGQLATYLAAIEAGVDAIDGAAAPLAGVTSQPSLAAIVAATATTERDTGLSLDALLAQEPYWESVRTLYGVFETGLKAPTGRVYRHEMPGGQISNLRQQSDAVGLAGRFEEVEVAYERANALLGNIVKVTPSSKVVGDLALFAVSAGIDFGELERRPGSFDLPDSVIDFLRGGIGEPPAGFPQPFTELALAGRAPAPPPVAIEGALAERLAQPGEERRAALAEILFPGPARDHAEARERYGDVSLIPTPAFFRGLREDEELAIELGPGVTLLYELEAIGEADARGMRTVLVRVNGQLRPVEVRDRSVDAAGEQIERADPSQPGHVPAPVTGIVSLLVAAGDAVAEGDPVATLEAMKMESTITAPLSGTVARVAAAGGTRLEQGDLLLVIE